The following coding sequences lie in one Deltaproteobacteria bacterium genomic window:
- a CDS encoding HigA family addiction module antitoxin has protein sequence MNKKRISPVHPGVYLKELLGELKLSQYRLARELGVPAMRINHIVNGKRPVTAEIALRLGRYFGQNPRYWINLQSRYDMDVAEDALSDQVAREVRPLLASA, from the coding sequence ATGAACAAAAAGCGTATTTCTCCAGTACACCCTGGGGTATATCTAAAAGAGTTGCTTGGCGAGTTAAAATTGTCACAATACCGACTCGCCCGGGAGTTAGGCGTGCCCGCTATGCGTATCAATCATATTGTGAATGGTAAACGTCCGGTAACAGCGGAGATTGCCTTGCGTCTGGGGCGCTATTTCGGGCAAAACCCGCGCTATTGGATAAACCTGCAAAGTCGGTATGATATGGATGTTGCCGAAGATGCGTTGTCCGACCAGGTGGCACGTGAAGTGCGTCCCTTGCTGGCATCCGCTTGA
- a CDS encoding lysophospholipid acyltransferase family protein, with the protein MVKPQINAFMRIIGIPLAYYLIRFYLSLVRIRVVNEDTLLNHLKNGGKAIGAFWHQRFFGAIGYAKKFSTLAPSVIISQSRDGEMIAQIAMRLGFRPVRGSSSRGGKEALAAIIEDLALNPIAVHAVDGPQGPKGVVKAGLIRMAQLSRAAIFPVYISVDRAWITHSWDRFLIPKPFSRILIRWEDPIFVPEDMDSATFEAIRLDLESKMVQGYAQDDRNWGWERPL; encoded by the coding sequence ATGGTCAAACCTCAAATCAATGCCTTCATGAGAATTATTGGAATCCCGTTGGCGTATTACCTTATCCGCTTCTACCTTTCGCTGGTTCGGATTCGGGTTGTCAATGAGGACACCCTTTTAAACCACCTGAAAAACGGTGGAAAAGCCATCGGTGCTTTTTGGCATCAACGCTTTTTCGGGGCTATTGGTTATGCCAAAAAGTTCAGTACCCTTGCCCCTTCTGTCATCATCAGCCAGAGCCGGGATGGAGAAATGATCGCCCAAATAGCCATGCGCCTTGGTTTTCGCCCTGTTCGGGGATCCAGTTCCCGCGGGGGGAAGGAAGCTCTCGCCGCTATAATCGAAGACCTGGCACTTAATCCCATCGCTGTTCATGCAGTCGACGGCCCCCAAGGACCGAAGGGTGTTGTAAAGGCAGGGCTGATTCGGATGGCCCAATTATCCCGAGCGGCCATTTTCCCGGTGTACATTTCCGTAGATCGTGCCTGGATCACGCACAGTTGGGACCGGTTCTTGATCCCTAAACCCTTCAGCCGGATTCTCATTCGGTGGGAAGACCCAATCTTTGTTCCGGAAGATATGGATTCGGCAACATTCGAAGCCATCCGGTTGGATCTTGAGAGTAAGATGGTTCAAGGCTATGCGCAGGATGACCGAAACTGGGGATGGGAAAGGCCTTTATGA
- a CDS encoding type II toxin-antitoxin system RelE/ParE family toxin: MLKHDIQQRAFMKHNAIDAATQLEDLGLPPSNRLEALKGERKGQWGIRINDQWRICFEWRNGNAEQVEIVDYH, encoded by the coding sequence TTGTTAAAACACGACATCCAGCAGCGTGCCTTTATGAAGCATAATGCGATTGATGCGGCAACTCAGCTTGAAGATTTGGGTCTACCGCCATCAAACCGACTTGAGGCTTTGAAGGGAGAACGTAAAGGGCAATGGGGCATTCGCATTAACGATCAGTGGCGTATTTGTTTTGAATGGCGCAATGGGAATGCAGAACAGGTCGAAATCGTTGATTATCACTGA